Sequence from the Thermomonas sp. HDW16 genome:
GAGCCATGTACATCTGCATCTGTAACGGCGTCACCGACCACCAGATCCGCGAAGCGGCGGAGGCGGGTTGTGCCTCGCTGGCCGAACTGACCATGCGCACCGGCGCTGGTGCGAATTGCGGCAGTTGCCTGTCGTCGGCCGAGGCGATCCTGGACGACGTGCGAAACCGTCGCGAATTGCCATTGCCGGTCTTGCAGCGCGCTGCATAGTCGTGGCTTGGCAGAGACCGGCCATCCCAATCACGAGCCATGATGCGGACGATTCGCGTTCCGCTAT
This genomic interval carries:
- a CDS encoding (2Fe-2S)-binding protein → MYICICNGVTDHQIREAAEAGCASLAELTMRTGAGANCGSCLSSAEAILDDVRNRRELPLPVLQRAA